Proteins encoded together in one Lathyrus oleraceus cultivar Zhongwan6 chromosome 5, CAAS_Psat_ZW6_1.0, whole genome shotgun sequence window:
- the LOC127088174 gene encoding uncharacterized protein LOC127088174 isoform X2: MQASMSHEKVIKISIKSELIKSSSHNSQAMSSVSINKDLRIPQKLRKDRKLALKQDVDRLKKKLKHEENIHKALERALNRPLGALPRLPPYLPPYTLGLVAEVAVLEEEIRRLEEMVLHCRKDLDQEEVNMSSSKMKMEHSLENSKLGNAAIRSTTTLSDDRQGKEIQSCTPPFKSSKQSTCKGPTAKVSNKKIPINDKSLRKRSEPPKKKKQELRNPRLQETPHSDESPNIISENILKCLTSILLRMSTLPFRPLKAKKCIEGTEFLDPYGILEFGKRDIGPYKQLSPSNIEAESFNPTQTAKSLFLLHRLKILFRKLASVNVDNLNHQEKLAFWINIYNSCMMNAFIENGIQNSPEKVVALMQKATINVGGNLLNATTIERCILRLPYHWKYIALLNEVKNHETTLRSTYGLELSEPLVSFAISRGTWSSPAVRVYTARNVEKELELAKREYLQAAVGISTSKFVIPKMLDWYLLDFAKDLESLLDWICLQLPNEQGKEAIMFLEKRKTQPFSQFVKIMPYEFRFRYLLYT; this comes from the exons ATGCAAGCTTCAATGTCACATGAAAAAGTTATTAAAATTTCTATAAAGTCAGAACTTATAAAAAG TTCTTCTCATAATTCACAAGCTATGTCTTCTGTTTCAATAAACAAAGATCTCAGAATTCCTCAAAAATTGCGTAAAGACAGAAAATTGGCTTTGAAGCAAGAT GTGGATAGGTTGAAGAAGAAGCTTAAGCATGAGGAGAATATTCACAAGGCATTGGAGAGAGCTTTGAATAGACCTTTGGGAGCTTTGCCTCGTCTTCCTCCTTATCTCCCTCCCTAT ACATTAGGACTTGTGGCTGAAGTTGCGGTACTTGAAGAAGAAATAAGAAGGCTTGAAGAGATGGTGTTACATTGTAGGAAGGATTTGGATCAAGAAGAAGTTAACATGTCATCCTCCAAGATGAAAATGGAGCATTCACTTGAGAATTCAAAATTGGGCAATGCTGCAATTAGGTCTACAACAACACTTTCTG ATGATAGACAAGGAAAAGAGATTCAATCTTGTACTCCTCCTTTCAAGAGCAGCAAACAATCGACATGTAAAGGCCCAACAGCAAAAGTATCTAATAagaaaattccaatcaatgaTAAATCGTTGCGTAAACGATCGGAACCTCCTAAAAAGAAG AAGCAGGAACTACGAAATCCTCGTCTACAAGAAACTCCACATAGCGATGAAAGTCCGAATATAATCTCTGAAAATATTCTCAAGTGTTTAACTAGCATTCTCTTGAGAATGAGTACACTACCTTTTAGGCCTCTAAAAGCTAAAAAATGTATTGAAGGAACAGAATTTTTGGATCCCTATGGTATATTGGAATTCGGAAAGAGAGATATTGGTCCATACAAGCAATTAAGTCCAAGTAATATTGAAGCTGAATCTTTCAATCCAACACAAACTGCTAAGTCTTTGTTTCTACTGCATCGGTTAAA AATTCTTTTTAGAAAACTAGCGAGTGTTAATGTCGATAATCTCAACCACCAAGAGAAGCTTGCATTCTGGATCAACATATATAACTCGTGTATGATGAAT GCTTTCATAGAAAATGGCATACAAAATAGTCCTGAAAAGGTTGTTGCATTGATGCAGAAG GCTACAATAAATGTAGGTGGAAACTTGTTAAATGCAACAACCATAGAACGCTGTATTTTAAGGCTTCCATATCACTGGAAATAT ATCGCATTATTAAACGAAGTGAAAAATCATGAAACGACATTAAGAAGTACTTATGGACTCGAATTGTCAGAACCCCTAGTCTCATTCGCTATCTCTAGAGGAACTTGGTCATCTCCCGCT GTTAGAGTTTACACAGCGCGGAATGTTGAAAAGGAACTTGAATTGGCTAAAAGAGAATACTTGCAAGCAGCAGTTGGAATTTCAACATCAAAGTTTGTTATTCCAAAGATGTTGGATTGGTATTTACTTGATTTTGCAAAAGACTTGGAATCATTACTAGATTGGATATGCCTACAATTACCAAATGAACAAGGGAAAGAAGCAATTATGTTCCTTGAGAAAAGAAAAACCCAACCCTTCTCACAATTTGTAAAAATTATGCCATATGAGTTCAGATTTAGATACTTGTTGTACACATGA
- the LOC127088174 gene encoding uncharacterized protein LOC127088174 isoform X1, with the protein MQASMSHEKVIKISIKSELIKSSSHNSQAMSSVSINKDLRIPQKLRKDRKLALKQDVDRLKKKLKHEENIHKALERALNRPLGALPRLPPYLPPYTLGLVAEVAVLEEEIRRLEEMVLHCRKDLDQEEVNMSSSKMKMEHSLENSKLGNAAIRSTTTLSDDRQGKEIQSCTPPFKSSKQSTCKGPTAKVSNKKIPINDKSLRKRSEPPKKKKQELRNPRLQETPHSDESPNIISENILKCLTSILLRMSTLPFRPLKAKKCIEGTEFLDPYGILEFGKRDIGPYKQLSPSNIEAESFNPTQTAKSLFLLHRLKILFRKLASVNVDNLNHQEKLAFWINIYNSCMMNAFIENGIQNSPEKVVALMQKATINVGGNLLNATTIERCILRLPYHWKYLNTKQIALLNEVKNHETTLRSTYGLELSEPLVSFAISRGTWSSPAVRVYTARNVEKELELAKREYLQAAVGISTSKFVIPKMLDWYLLDFAKDLESLLDWICLQLPNEQGKEAIMFLEKRKTQPFSQFVKIMPYEFRFRYLLYT; encoded by the exons ATGCAAGCTTCAATGTCACATGAAAAAGTTATTAAAATTTCTATAAAGTCAGAACTTATAAAAAG TTCTTCTCATAATTCACAAGCTATGTCTTCTGTTTCAATAAACAAAGATCTCAGAATTCCTCAAAAATTGCGTAAAGACAGAAAATTGGCTTTGAAGCAAGAT GTGGATAGGTTGAAGAAGAAGCTTAAGCATGAGGAGAATATTCACAAGGCATTGGAGAGAGCTTTGAATAGACCTTTGGGAGCTTTGCCTCGTCTTCCTCCTTATCTCCCTCCCTAT ACATTAGGACTTGTGGCTGAAGTTGCGGTACTTGAAGAAGAAATAAGAAGGCTTGAAGAGATGGTGTTACATTGTAGGAAGGATTTGGATCAAGAAGAAGTTAACATGTCATCCTCCAAGATGAAAATGGAGCATTCACTTGAGAATTCAAAATTGGGCAATGCTGCAATTAGGTCTACAACAACACTTTCTG ATGATAGACAAGGAAAAGAGATTCAATCTTGTACTCCTCCTTTCAAGAGCAGCAAACAATCGACATGTAAAGGCCCAACAGCAAAAGTATCTAATAagaaaattccaatcaatgaTAAATCGTTGCGTAAACGATCGGAACCTCCTAAAAAGAAG AAGCAGGAACTACGAAATCCTCGTCTACAAGAAACTCCACATAGCGATGAAAGTCCGAATATAATCTCTGAAAATATTCTCAAGTGTTTAACTAGCATTCTCTTGAGAATGAGTACACTACCTTTTAGGCCTCTAAAAGCTAAAAAATGTATTGAAGGAACAGAATTTTTGGATCCCTATGGTATATTGGAATTCGGAAAGAGAGATATTGGTCCATACAAGCAATTAAGTCCAAGTAATATTGAAGCTGAATCTTTCAATCCAACACAAACTGCTAAGTCTTTGTTTCTACTGCATCGGTTAAA AATTCTTTTTAGAAAACTAGCGAGTGTTAATGTCGATAATCTCAACCACCAAGAGAAGCTTGCATTCTGGATCAACATATATAACTCGTGTATGATGAAT GCTTTCATAGAAAATGGCATACAAAATAGTCCTGAAAAGGTTGTTGCATTGATGCAGAAG GCTACAATAAATGTAGGTGGAAACTTGTTAAATGCAACAACCATAGAACGCTGTATTTTAAGGCTTCCATATCACTGGAAATAT CTAAACACCAAACAGATCGCATTATTAAACGAAGTGAAAAATCATGAAACGACATTAAGAAGTACTTATGGACTCGAATTGTCAGAACCCCTAGTCTCATTCGCTATCTCTAGAGGAACTTGGTCATCTCCCGCT GTTAGAGTTTACACAGCGCGGAATGTTGAAAAGGAACTTGAATTGGCTAAAAGAGAATACTTGCAAGCAGCAGTTGGAATTTCAACATCAAAGTTTGTTATTCCAAAGATGTTGGATTGGTATTTACTTGATTTTGCAAAAGACTTGGAATCATTACTAGATTGGATATGCCTACAATTACCAAATGAACAAGGGAAAGAAGCAATTATGTTCCTTGAGAAAAGAAAAACCCAACCCTTCTCACAATTTGTAAAAATTATGCCATATGAGTTCAGATTTAGATACTTGTTGTACACATGA